In Alosa alosa isolate M-15738 ecotype Scorff River chromosome 23, AALO_Geno_1.1, whole genome shotgun sequence, a single window of DNA contains:
- the ssb gene encoding lupus La protein, which translates to MAENQELSPLEKKVADQIEYYFGDHNLVRDKFLKEQLQVDDGWVTLETMLKFNRLKSLTTEESVIVEALRKSKTGLLEVSEDKTKIRRCLSKPLPEMNDEYKDALKHKSVYIKGFPLDTTLDEIKEWLSDKGTVENIHMRKGPLKAFKGSIFMVMETEESAKKFVARDDVKKFKDNDMIVLMKEDYFSKKSEERKQGRVEAKAKAKTDKEEQQKQAEEEELKSLEEQKGCLLRFKGDLGQTSREDFHELFAGHAEIKWIDFARGAKEGTILFRSKAKEALEKAEAAKGGKLQMKEKDVEWEVLEGDVEMDTLKKIIEDQQESLNKRRSRGGHRGGRGRGRGGRGWDRGGRNHQPQGKKTKFDSDDEDGGDRKHTSPKKRALESNGKKAEEPAAKQVKSENGS; encoded by the exons ATGGCAGAAAATCAAGAGCTTTCGCCGCTGGAGAAAAAGGTTGCTGATCAGATTGAG taTTATTTTGGAGACCACAATCTTGTCCGAGACAAGTTCCTGAAGGAACAACTTCAGGTAGATGATGGATGGGTTACACTGGAGACTATGTTGAAATTTAACAG GTTGAAGAGTTTAACAACAGAGGAGTCCGTCATTGTGGAAGCTCTGAGGAAATCCAAAACGGGTCTGTTGGAAGTCAGCGAAGACAAAACCAAAATCCGCCGCTGCCTCAGCAAGCCCCTCCCAGAGATGAACGACGAGTATAAAGATGCCCTCAAGCACAAGTCTGTCTACATT AAAGGGTTTCCTTTGGATACCACCCTGGATGAAATCAAGGAATGGTTAAGTGACAAAGGCACAGTTGAGAATATCCACATGAGGAAAGGACCCTTGAAGGCTTTCAAA GGCTCCATCTTCATGGTCATGGAAACAGAAGAATCCGCCAAGAAGTTTGTTGCCCGCGACGATGTCAAGAAGTTCAAAGACAATGACATGATCGTCCTCATGAA AGAGGACTACTTCAGCAAGAAATCAGAGGAGAGAAAGCAGGGCCGAGTAGAGGCCAAGGCCAAAGCCAAGAC TGACAAGGAAGAGCAGCAGAAACAAGCAGAAGAGGAGGAGCTG AAATCCCTGGAGGAGCAGAAAGGCTGCTTGCTCCGTTTTAAGGGCGACCTGGGTCAGACGTCTCGGGAGGACTTCCACGAGCTGTTCGCTGGCCACGCCGAGATCAAGTGGATTGACTTTGCCAGAGGGGCTAAAGAG GGTACCATTCTGTTCAGGTCCAAGGCCAAAGAAGCCCTGGAGAAGGCCGAGGCAGCGAAAGGGGGAAAGCTGCAGATGAAGGAGAAGGATGTGGAGTGGGAGGTGTTGGAGGGCGACGTGGAGATGGACACACTGAAGAAGATCATCGAAGACCAACAAGAGTCGCTAAACAAACGCAGAAGCCGAG GTGGTCACAGGGGCGGTAGAGGCAGAGGACGAGGCGGCCGCGGCTGGGACCGAGGAGGAAGAAACCATCAGCCCCAGGGCAAGAAGACCAAATTCGACAGCGATGACGAGGATGGCGGTGACCGCA AGCACACCAGCCCAAAGAAGAGAGCACTGGAGTCCAATGGGAAAAAGGCTGAAGAACCAGCAGCCAAGCAAGTCAAAAGTGAAAATGGCTCATAA